A genomic segment from Streptomyces sp. NBC_00237 encodes:
- a CDS encoding nucleoside triphosphate pyrophosphatase, which translates to MSAPTRRRLVLGSASPARLGLLQQAGLAPEVIVSGVDEDALTAPTPAELALVLATAKADTVAALPEASDALVIGCDSVLELDGQALGKPDDAEDATARWKAMRGRSGVLQTGHCVIDTATGRRASATASTTVHFADPSDEEIAAYVATGEPLHVAGAFTLDGRSAPFVRGIEGDPGNVIGLSLPLLRTLLAELDVSITDLWA; encoded by the coding sequence TCGTCCTCGGTTCCGCCTCCCCCGCCCGCCTCGGCCTCCTCCAGCAGGCCGGCCTCGCCCCCGAGGTCATCGTCAGCGGCGTCGACGAGGACGCCCTCACCGCCCCGACCCCGGCCGAGCTCGCCCTCGTACTGGCGACGGCGAAGGCGGACACGGTCGCCGCGCTCCCCGAAGCCTCGGACGCCCTCGTGATCGGCTGCGACTCCGTCCTGGAGCTCGACGGCCAGGCCCTCGGCAAGCCGGACGACGCCGAGGACGCCACCGCCCGATGGAAGGCCATGCGGGGCCGTTCCGGCGTCCTCCAGACCGGTCACTGTGTCATCGACACGGCCACGGGCCGCCGCGCCTCGGCGACCGCCTCCACCACGGTCCACTTCGCCGACCCCTCCGACGAGGAGATCGCCGCCTACGTCGCGACCGGCGAACCCCTCCACGTGGCGGGCGCGTTCACCCTGGACGGCCGCTCCGCGCCCTTCGTCCGGGGCATCGAGGGCGACCCGGGCAACGTCATCGGCCTGTCCCTCCCGCTCCTGCGCACCCTGCTCGCCGAACTGGACGTGTCCATCACGGACTTGTGGGCCTGA
- a CDS encoding biotin carboxylase N-terminal domain-containing protein: MRKVLIANRGEIAVRVARACRDAGIGSVAVYADPDRDALHVRAADEAFALGGDTPAASYLDMAKVLQAAKDSGADAVHPGYGFLSENAEFAQAVLDAGLTWIGPPPQAIRDLGDKVAARHIAQRAGAPLVAGTPDPVSGSDEVVAFAEEHGLPIAIKAAFGGGGRGLKVARTLEEVPELYDSAVREAVAAFGRGECFVERYLDKPRHVETQCLADTHGNVVVVSTRDCSLQRRHQKLVEEAPAPFLTEEQNAELYASSKAILREAGYVGAGTVEFLVGADGTISFLEVNTRLQVEHPVTEEVSGIDLVREMFRIADGEALGYTDPPVRGHSFEFRINGEDPGRGFLPAPGTVTRFAPPSGPGVRLDAGVESGSVIGPAWDSLLAKLIVTGATREQALQRAARALEEFQVEGMATAIPFHRAVVVDPAFTADPFTVHTRWIETEFANTIPAFTVPGGEGDEDESGRETIVVEVGGKRLEVSLPSSLGMTLARTGLAAGAKPKRRAAKKAGSAASGDTLASPMQGTIVKVAVEEGQQVNEGDLIVVLEAMKMEQPLNAHRAGTVKGLAAEVGASVTSGAQICEIKD; this comes from the coding sequence GTGCGCAAGGTGCTCATCGCCAACCGAGGCGAGATCGCTGTCCGTGTTGCCCGGGCCTGTCGGGATGCCGGGATCGGGAGCGTGGCTGTTTACGCCGATCCGGACCGGGATGCTCTGCATGTGCGGGCGGCTGACGAGGCGTTCGCTCTGGGCGGTGACACTCCGGCCGCGTCGTATCTGGACATGGCGAAGGTGCTGCAGGCCGCGAAGGACTCGGGTGCGGATGCGGTGCATCCGGGGTACGGGTTCCTGTCGGAGAACGCGGAGTTCGCCCAGGCGGTTCTGGACGCGGGGCTGACGTGGATCGGTCCGCCGCCGCAGGCCATCCGTGATCTGGGTGACAAGGTGGCCGCCCGGCATATCGCGCAGCGTGCGGGGGCCCCGCTGGTGGCGGGCACCCCCGATCCGGTCTCCGGTTCGGACGAGGTGGTGGCGTTCGCGGAGGAGCACGGGCTGCCGATCGCGATCAAGGCGGCGTTCGGTGGTGGCGGGCGGGGGCTGAAGGTCGCCCGCACCCTGGAAGAGGTCCCCGAGCTGTATGACTCGGCCGTGCGGGAGGCGGTTGCGGCGTTCGGGCGCGGGGAGTGCTTCGTGGAGCGTTACCTGGACAAGCCGCGGCATGTGGAGACCCAGTGCCTGGCCGATACGCACGGCAATGTGGTGGTGGTCTCGACCCGTGACTGCTCGCTCCAGCGCCGCCATCAGAAGCTGGTGGAGGAGGCCCCGGCTCCGTTTTTGACCGAGGAACAGAACGCGGAGCTGTACGCGTCGTCCAAGGCGATCCTGCGCGAGGCGGGTTATGTCGGCGCGGGCACGGTGGAGTTCCTGGTCGGGGCGGACGGCACGATCTCCTTCCTGGAGGTCAACACCCGCCTCCAGGTGGAGCACCCGGTGACCGAGGAGGTGTCCGGGATCGATCTGGTGCGGGAGATGTTCCGGATCGCTGACGGTGAGGCTCTGGGCTACACGGATCCGCCGGTGCGCGGGCACTCCTTCGAGTTCCGTATCAACGGTGAGGACCCGGGCCGGGGTTTCCTGCCCGCTCCGGGTACGGTCACCCGTTTCGCTCCGCCGTCGGGTCCCGGGGTGCGGCTGGACGCGGGGGTGGAGTCGGGCTCGGTCATCGGCCCCGCCTGGGACTCCCTGCTGGCGAAGCTGATCGTGACGGGGGCGACCCGTGAGCAGGCCCTGCAGCGGGCGGCGCGGGCGCTGGAGGAGTTCCAGGTGGAGGGCATGGCCACCGCGATTCCCTTCCACCGTGCGGTGGTGGTGGACCCGGCGTTCACCGCTGACCCGTTCACCGTGCACACCCGGTGGATCGAGACGGAGTTCGCCAACACCATCCCCGCGTTCACCGTGCCCGGTGGTGAGGGTGACGAGGACGAGTCGGGCCGCGAGACGATCGTCGTGGAGGTCGGCGGCAAGCGTCTGGAGGTCTCCCTGCCGTCGTCGCTGGGCATGACGCTGGCCCGTACCGGGCTGGCCGCCGGTGCCAAGCCGAAGCGGCGGGCCGCGAAGAAGGCGGGCTCCGCCGCGTCCGGCGACACCCTCGCCTCGCCGATGCAGGGCACCATCGTGAAGGTCGCGGTCGAGGAGGGCCAGCAGGTCAACGAGGGCGACCTGATCGTGGTCCTGGAGGCCATGAAGATGGAACAGCCCCTCAACGCCCACCGGGCGGGCACCGTCAAGGGCCTGGCCGCCGAAGTCGGCGCCTCGGTCACCTCCGGCGCCCAGATCTGCGAAATCAAGGACTGA